The following are encoded in a window of Panicum virgatum strain AP13 chromosome 5N, P.virgatum_v5, whole genome shotgun sequence genomic DNA:
- the LOC120675040 gene encoding putative receptor protein kinase ZmPK1 yields MAMATSDWACALLVLLPAVVVLLHGEAARSSASFPLGGEATVRLPPAPHQPRFAARAVVLDDARGERQPGFVAAVSAEAARAGACTCSLVLFLGGVKVWASDHLEEFVARALCRLELTEDGQLRLTDGGGKVGWLSGTAGLGVKALHLDGKTGNLVLVDAQNRTMWQSSDDPTDKFLRGQHRRLPAYFVASMANAMSSPFYSLELDDDKIAAYIHIGYTSYTYWELSPTANRTMASARLDGSGLKMLDAQGIVVAQVSPPVKKPPLSFLALGGDGNLEMYYYDDRHRRFRVSYKALGLCELPLSCGVGEVCSAAGKCKDFAAYADRPARAGGAPCYGTGGGEVCMVHLRAVTTVLRTTSPPPPLANVTLRQCVARCASNVSCNAALYVKGNAGAGAGNAADDHGVCSHYTLTAGAREVTDGSRRRYSYWVKLPAAGAGGGGEDGNVQDDDGDSSTGMLSKVLMICGAIDVVCAVVFAVLMAMYFLRLRRLAAAVDRAVELQQGEAEGAGEQNSFDSYGAEHN; encoded by the exons ATGGCCATGGCCACCAGCGACTGGGCCTGCGCGTTGCTTGTGCTGCTCCCCGCCGTGGTCGTGCTCCTCCACGGAGAAGCCGCCCGCTCGTCGGCAAGCTTCCCTCTCGGTGGCGAGGCCACCGTGCGGCTGCCTCCGGCGCCGCACCAGCCGCGCTTCGCCGCGAGGGCGGTGGTGCTCGATGATGCCCGGGGCGAGCGGCAGCCTGGCTTCGTCGCGGCCGTGAGCGCGGAGGCCGCCCGCGCGGGCGCGTGCACGTGCTCGCTGGTCCTCTTCCTGGGCGGCGTCAAGGTCTGGGCCTCCGACCATCTCGAGGAGTTCGTGGCGCGCGCACTGTGCCGGCTCGAGCTCACGGAGGATGGCCAGCTGCGCCTGACGGACGGCGGCGGGAAGGTCGGGTGGCTGTCCGGCACGGCGGGACTAGGCGTGAAG GCTCTCCACTTGGATGGCAAGACCGGCAATCTCGTCCTCGTCGACGCCCAGAACCGCACGATGTGGCAAAGCTCTGACGATCCAACGGACAAATTCCTACGCGGCCAGCACCGCAGACTGCCGGCGTACTTCGTCGCGTCCATGGCCAACGCGATGTCCTCGCCATTCTACTCCTTGGAGCTTGACGACGACAAGATCGCCGCCTACATCCACATCGGGTATACGAGCTACACCTACTGGGAGCTCTCCCCAACAGCAAACCGGACGATGGCATCGGCAAGGCTTGACGGGTCGGGGCTCAAGATGCTTGACGCGCAGGGAATAGTGGTGGCGCAGGTCTCGCCGCCGGTTAAGAAGCCACCTCTTAGTTTCTTggcgctcggcggcgacggcaacctGGAGATGTACTACTACGACGACcgtcaccggaggttcagggTCTCGTACAAGGCGCTCGGCCTCTGCGAGCTCCCGCTCTCCTGCGGCGTCGGCGAGGTGTGCTCAGCCGCCGGGAAATGCAAGGACTTCGCCGCGTACGCCGACAGGCCGGCGCGCGCCGGTGGCGCCCCCTGCTacgggaccggcggcggcgaggtgtgtATGGTCCACTTGAGGGCCGTCACCACGGTGCTCCGGaccacgtcgccgccgccgccgctggccaacGTGACGCTGCGGCAGTGCGTGGCGCGGTGCGCGAGCAACGTCTCGTGCAACGCCGCGCTCTACGTGAAGGgcaacgccggcgccggcgccggcaacgCGGCCGACGACCACGGCGTGTGTTCGCACTACACGCTGACGGCGGGCGCCAGGGAGGTGACTGACGGGAGCCGGCGCCGGTACAGCTACTGGGTGAAGCTCCCTGCAgccggagcaggaggaggaggagaggacggGAACGTgcaggacgacgacggcgacagtTCTACCGGCATGCTCAGCAAGGTCCTGATGATCTGCGGGGCGATCGACGTGGTGTGCGCCGTGGTGTTTGCGGTACTCATGGCCATGTATTTTCTGCGGCTTCGTAGGCTCGCGGCCGCGGTGGACAGGGCCGTCGAGCTCCAACAAGGCGAGGCCGAGGGCGCCGGGGAGCAAAATAGTTTTGACAGTTACGGGGCTGAACACAACTGA
- the LOC120673173 gene encoding TOM1-like protein 6 isoform X1: MYPSGAVVGAAPAAAPSAASRVEKATSHLLMGPDWAVNLEICDILNADVWQTKDVVKAVKKRLQNKDPKVQFFALTLLETMMKNCGEYVRFEVAEQHVLQEMVKIIQKKNDMQVRDKILLLLDSWQEAFGGPGSKYPQYHWAYLEVKTTGVVFPKRPVDAPPIFTPPATHNSSSPRYAAGSLSDRMSSDVETLSLGDLNNIRNVTDLLNDMVHALNPSDRTAVNDEIITDLVTQCRSNQQKLLQFVSSTGNEQLLKQGLEINDFLQSVLSKYDAVVSGAPLGVEAPVTETIEAPREAPAVKPSAPPENNDTADEEEDEFAQLAQRKNKSVVNSDDALSSTGDLALVPIDTVGSESPSSVASNALVPLDPAPSSSTESKELDMIDLLSLTLCTPTPETSTDSPTQSQNGPQQSTNTHSQTGPQQPTVINGQQYPSGVPQYPSNYQPHTTNQVYAQHNSNYIAPWAQTGAYPPQPPVYASGYGYPAPPWAAPTPAAVDSNPFLSANYQDPRPVTSLVVQADTYAPPPASYPPSSISNAPFATPQSIQHNSSVGSPPSNGLTATLAQMNLNQQPKDSSPSSSRPYYIPDNLFSDLIDVKSFSGGNKIGGPTTMGSSNGGQPMIGGKK, from the exons atGTACCCGTCGGGGGCCGTCGTGggggcggcgcccgcggcggcgccgagcgcggcgtCGCGGGTCGAGAAGGCCACGAGCCACCTGCTCATGGGGCCCGACTGGGCCGTCAACCTCGAAATCTGCGACATCCTCAACGCCGACGTCTG GCAGACGAAGGATGTGGTGAAGGCAGTGAAAAAGAGACTGCAGAACAAGGACCCAAAGGTTCAGTTCTTTGCTTTGACG CTTTTGGAGACAATGATGAAGAACTGTGGTGAATATGTCCGGTTTGAAGTTGCTGAACAGCATGTTCTGCAAGAAATGGTCAAAATTATTCAGAAGAAG AATGATATGCAAGTAAGGGATAAAATATTATTACTTTTAGACTCCTGGCAAGAGGCATTTGGTGGACCTGGAAGTAAATACCCGCAATATCATTGGGCATATCTtgaagtaaag ACGACAGGTGTGGTGTTCCCAAAACGTCCTGTCGATGCCCCACCAATATTTACACCTCCTGCTACACATAATTCTAGTTCGCCCAGATATGCTGCAGGAAGTCTTAGTGACAGAATGTCCTCAGATGTTGAGACTCTGAG TTTAGGGGACTTGAACAATATTCGAAATGTGACAGACCTACTGAACGATATGGTGCATGCTTTAAACCCATCTGATCGTACG GCTGTTAACGACGAAATTATCACAGATCTTGTGACCCAGTGTCGCTCAAATCAACAAAAGCTTTTGCAATTTGTCAGTTCAACAGG GAATGAGCAGTTGCTAAAGCAAGGACTGGAGATAAATGATTTCTTACAAAGTGTACTTTCAAAGTATGATGCTGTGGTTTCTGGTGCTCCTTTGGGGGTTGAAGCACCAGTGACAGAGACAATTGAGGCTCCTAGGGAGGCTCCTGCAGTAAAACCATCTGCACCCCCTGAAAATAATGACACTGCTGATGaagaggaagatgagtttgccCAGCTAGCTCAAAG GAAAAACAAATCCGTAGTAAATAGTGATGATGCACTATCAAGCACTGGGGACCTCGCCCTTGTACCCATTGATACAGTGGGCTCGGAGTCGCCATCTTCTGTTGCAAGCAATGCATTGGTTCCTCTTGACCCAGCTCCCAGCAGCAGCACTGAATCAAAAGAGCTGGATATGATCGACCTCCTAAGCCTCACCTTGTGCACCCCCACTCCTGAAACCTCAACAGATTCTCCAACACAGAGTCAAAATGGGCCTCAGCAATCTACCAATACCCATAGTCAAACTGGGCCTCAACAACCTACAGTTATAAATGGGCAACAATATCCTTCTGGTGTGCCACAATACCCTTCAAACTACCAACCTCACACAACAAACCAGGTATATGCTCAACACAACAGCAATTATATTGCACCTTGGGCCCAAACTGGAGCATATCCACCTCAGCCTCCGGTGTATGCATCTGGATATGGCTACCCTGCACCGCCCTGGGCTGCACCGACACCTGCAGCTGTTGATTCTAATCCTTTCCTTTCGGCTAATTACCAAGATCCACGCCCTGTTACTTCTCTTGTTGTTCAGGCAGACACCTATGCACCTCCCCCAGCTTCATATCCCCCTTCTTCAATCTCAAATGCACCATTTGCAACCCCCCAGTCAATTCAGCATAATAGTTCTGTGGGTTCTCCACCAAGCAACGGACTGACTGCCACTCTAGCCCAAATGAACTTGAATCAACAACCAAAAGATTCTTCACCATCCTCTAGCAGACCATACTACATACCTGACAATCTATTCAGCGATTTGATTGACGTGAAGAGTTTCAGTGGTGGAAATAAGATTGGCGGGCCCACTACCATGGGTAGCTCAAATGGTGGTCAGCCTATGATTGGTGGAAAGAAATAG
- the LOC120673173 gene encoding TOM1-like protein 6 isoform X2 produces MMKNCGEYVRFEVAEQHVLQEMVKIIQKKNDMQVRDKILLLLDSWQEAFGGPGSKYPQYHWAYLEVKTTGVVFPKRPVDAPPIFTPPATHNSSSPRYAAGSLSDRMSSDVETLSLGDLNNIRNVTDLLNDMVHALNPSDRTAVNDEIITDLVTQCRSNQQKLLQFVSSTGNEQLLKQGLEINDFLQSVLSKYDAVVSGAPLGVEAPVTETIEAPREAPAVKPSAPPENNDTADEEEDEFAQLAQRKNKSVVNSDDALSSTGDLALVPIDTVGSESPSSVASNALVPLDPAPSSSTESKELDMIDLLSLTLCTPTPETSTDSPTQSQNGPQQSTNTHSQTGPQQPTVINGQQYPSGVPQYPSNYQPHTTNQVYAQHNSNYIAPWAQTGAYPPQPPVYASGYGYPAPPWAAPTPAAVDSNPFLSANYQDPRPVTSLVVQADTYAPPPASYPPSSISNAPFATPQSIQHNSSVGSPPSNGLTATLAQMNLNQQPKDSSPSSSRPYYIPDNLFSDLIDVKSFSGGNKIGGPTTMGSSNGGQPMIGGKK; encoded by the exons ATGATGAAGAACTGTGGTGAATATGTCCGGTTTGAAGTTGCTGAACAGCATGTTCTGCAAGAAATGGTCAAAATTATTCAGAAGAAG AATGATATGCAAGTAAGGGATAAAATATTATTACTTTTAGACTCCTGGCAAGAGGCATTTGGTGGACCTGGAAGTAAATACCCGCAATATCATTGGGCATATCTtgaagtaaag ACGACAGGTGTGGTGTTCCCAAAACGTCCTGTCGATGCCCCACCAATATTTACACCTCCTGCTACACATAATTCTAGTTCGCCCAGATATGCTGCAGGAAGTCTTAGTGACAGAATGTCCTCAGATGTTGAGACTCTGAG TTTAGGGGACTTGAACAATATTCGAAATGTGACAGACCTACTGAACGATATGGTGCATGCTTTAAACCCATCTGATCGTACG GCTGTTAACGACGAAATTATCACAGATCTTGTGACCCAGTGTCGCTCAAATCAACAAAAGCTTTTGCAATTTGTCAGTTCAACAGG GAATGAGCAGTTGCTAAAGCAAGGACTGGAGATAAATGATTTCTTACAAAGTGTACTTTCAAAGTATGATGCTGTGGTTTCTGGTGCTCCTTTGGGGGTTGAAGCACCAGTGACAGAGACAATTGAGGCTCCTAGGGAGGCTCCTGCAGTAAAACCATCTGCACCCCCTGAAAATAATGACACTGCTGATGaagaggaagatgagtttgccCAGCTAGCTCAAAG GAAAAACAAATCCGTAGTAAATAGTGATGATGCACTATCAAGCACTGGGGACCTCGCCCTTGTACCCATTGATACAGTGGGCTCGGAGTCGCCATCTTCTGTTGCAAGCAATGCATTGGTTCCTCTTGACCCAGCTCCCAGCAGCAGCACTGAATCAAAAGAGCTGGATATGATCGACCTCCTAAGCCTCACCTTGTGCACCCCCACTCCTGAAACCTCAACAGATTCTCCAACACAGAGTCAAAATGGGCCTCAGCAATCTACCAATACCCATAGTCAAACTGGGCCTCAACAACCTACAGTTATAAATGGGCAACAATATCCTTCTGGTGTGCCACAATACCCTTCAAACTACCAACCTCACACAACAAACCAGGTATATGCTCAACACAACAGCAATTATATTGCACCTTGGGCCCAAACTGGAGCATATCCACCTCAGCCTCCGGTGTATGCATCTGGATATGGCTACCCTGCACCGCCCTGGGCTGCACCGACACCTGCAGCTGTTGATTCTAATCCTTTCCTTTCGGCTAATTACCAAGATCCACGCCCTGTTACTTCTCTTGTTGTTCAGGCAGACACCTATGCACCTCCCCCAGCTTCATATCCCCCTTCTTCAATCTCAAATGCACCATTTGCAACCCCCCAGTCAATTCAGCATAATAGTTCTGTGGGTTCTCCACCAAGCAACGGACTGACTGCCACTCTAGCCCAAATGAACTTGAATCAACAACCAAAAGATTCTTCACCATCCTCTAGCAGACCATACTACATACCTGACAATCTATTCAGCGATTTGATTGACGTGAAGAGTTTCAGTGGTGGAAATAAGATTGGCGGGCCCACTACCATGGGTAGCTCAAATGGTGGTCAGCCTATGATTGGTGGAAAGAAATAG
- the LOC120676040 gene encoding succinate dehydrogenase subunit 5, mitochondrial-like, translating to MAAAALRSSSAARRLLRLAPAASSALSAASRPAAGVAPLSLPIAALSGGNNPISWNLRRFFSSNEKHLPAISDPEIESAFKDLLATSWNELPDSLIKEAEKAVSKATDDKAGQEALKNVFRAAEACEEFSGTLVTLRMALDDLCGLTGENVGPLPGYIEDAVKAAYNRYMKYLESFGPEENYLRKKVETELGTKMIHLKMRCSGIGSEWGKISLIGTSGISGSYVELRA from the exons atggccgccgccgccctccgctcctcctccgccgcgcgccggctcCTGCGACTcgccccggccgcctcctcgGCGCTCTCAGCCGCCTCCCGCCCAGCCGCCGGTGTGGCGCCACTCTCGCTCCCGATCGCCGCGCTTTCAG GTGGTAACAATCCTATCTCATGGAACCTGAGGCGCTTCTTCAGTTCGAATGAAAAGCATTTGCCTGCGATATCTGACCCAGAGATAGAGTCTGCATTTAAGGACTTGTTGGCCACTAGTTGGAATGAACTTCCAGATTCTCTTATAAAGGAAGCAGAGAAAGCAGTATCTAAAGCTACTGATGATAAGGCTGGTCAAGAGGCTTTGAAAAATGTATTTCGTGCAGCTGAGGCATGTGAAGAATTTAGTGGAACCTTAGTTACCCTAAGAATGGCTCTTGATGACCTTTGTGGCCTGACTGGTGAG AATGTGGGTCCCTTGCCTGGTTATATCGAAGATGCTGTTAAAGCTGCATATAATCGCTACATGAAATATCTGGAGTCCTTTGGTCCGGAGGAAAATTATCTAAGAAAGAAGGTGGAGACTGAGTTGGGGACAAAAATGATACACCTGAAAATGAGATGCAGTGGCATAGGTTCTGAGTGGGGAAAG ATCTCCCTGATCGGCACCTCAGGGATCTCAGGTTCCTATGTTGAGCTAAGGGCTTGA